In Halofilum ochraceum, one genomic interval encodes:
- a CDS encoding undecaprenyl-diphosphate phosphatase — MDPVQLLVLALVQGITEFLPISSSAHLILVPVITGWEDQGLAFDIAVHLGTLLAVVGYFRARVARLIVAGIRAPFTRERDVDGRLAWLLVLGTIPVGLAGLLFKDVVETTLRGPLVIAAASIGFGLLLWWSDRGGGGTRDEDSLNWRDALFIGVFQAIALIPGTSRSGITMTAALLLRLDRVAAARFSFLLSIPVIVLSGLLQVYELVVAGDPVAWGVLVTGTLCAALAAWACIHLFLRFIERLGMAPFVMYRIALGLVLILVFAF; from the coding sequence TTGGATCCCGTTCAGCTGCTTGTGCTTGCCCTGGTGCAGGGCATCACGGAGTTTCTGCCGATTTCGAGTTCGGCGCATCTGATCCTCGTGCCGGTGATCACCGGCTGGGAAGATCAGGGCCTCGCCTTCGATATCGCCGTGCATCTCGGCACCCTGCTGGCGGTGGTCGGGTATTTCCGCGCGCGGGTCGCGCGTCTGATCGTGGCCGGGATCCGGGCACCATTCACACGGGAGCGCGATGTCGACGGCCGGCTGGCTTGGCTGCTGGTGCTTGGCACGATCCCCGTGGGCCTCGCCGGACTGCTGTTCAAGGACGTCGTGGAAACGACGCTGCGCGGACCGCTGGTGATCGCCGCCGCCAGTATCGGCTTCGGCCTGCTGCTGTGGTGGTCGGACCGCGGCGGTGGCGGCACCCGCGACGAGGACAGCCTGAACTGGCGCGATGCGCTGTTCATCGGCGTGTTCCAGGCGATCGCCCTGATCCCGGGTACCTCACGCTCGGGGATCACGATGACGGCCGCGCTGTTACTGCGCCTGGATCGCGTCGCCGCTGCCCGTTTCTCGTTCCTGCTCTCGATCCCGGTCATCGTGTTGTCCGGCCTCCTGCAGGTGTACGAACTGGTCGTCGCCGGCGATCCCGTGGCCTGGGGCGTGCTGGTGACCGGCACGCTGTGCGCCGCGCTCGCCGCCTGGGCGTGCATCCATCTGTTCCTGCGTTTCATCGAACGCCTGGGGATGGCGCCGTTCGTCATGTACCGGATTGCGCTCGGGCTGGTGTTGATCCTCGTTTTCGCCTTCTGA